ATTTTGTCAAGATCAAGGCATTACCTATCGCTTTATCCTTCATTACAACCATTACTTTTCACAAAAAAATGTCGAAGACTACAATGTTAAACTTGGGAAAGAAATTTTTGTTGCAAGTCCCTACATTATTGAGCCACTGGCTAAAGATGGCATTCAAGCAGAGTTCCTGCCTCCAATTGCCATTCAAGTAGCTCAGCAGCCGCCTAGAGGCTTGAAGAGCAATAAGCTACTTCTGGTTGGTAATATTTATGATCACAAACGAGTGGCTATGGCAATCCAGGCTATGAGAGAAGTTCCTGACTTAGAGCTTCATATTTATGGAGGTCGGGTTGAAGCAATTCAAGCATTAAAAGAACAGCACACGATTCCAGACAACGTGATTTTCAAAGGCTTTGTCCCTAGTAGTCAAATACCACGGTCAGAATATTGTGCTTATCTATCCTGTTCTCTTAGTGAAATGTTTGCTAACGCAATGGTAGAATGTCTTGGACTTGGCTTGATACCTATACTTTCCAGGGTTGATTTTGGACATAATCAAGTTTTAGAAGAATTGGATATTTACCAACAATGTGGTTTTGATAGTGTTGAAGATCTTGTGAAAGTCTTGAAAAATCTAGCAAGTTTACCTATTGAAGACCGGCAGCAGTTATCAAACAAAATCTTACATTATTCACAAAAATTCAGTTATGCCGAAGCACAAAAGCAGTATAAGCTTGCTTTAGGTTATAACTAAATTGAAAAAAGCGGCTCTTTGTCAACTGTAGTGGGTAGATGAAAAGCTAACACCTAGAGAGGACGAAGTTCGTTCTCTCTTTCTTTATGTTCAAAGCAATCAAAATACGTTTTTTAAAATTTTCAAAGTTCCTGAAACCAAAGGCATTTCTTTTAATGACTTTGATGAGATTGTTGGTAGCTTCCAGTTTGGCGTTCGAATAAGGCAATTCCATGGCGTTTAAAACCTTTTCTTTATCCTTTAGAAATGTCTTAAATACCGTCTGGAAAATAGGATTAACATTGGCTATTTCCTGTTCGATAAGGTCAAAGAAATGATCTGAGTTTTTCTCTTGGAAATGGAACAAGAGAAGCTGATAGAGTTCATAGTGCTGTCGTAGTTCCTCTGAAAAAGACAGTAGTTTTTCTAGGATTTCCTTGTTAGTCAAGTGCATGCGAAACATAGGGCGATAAAATCGTTTATCGCTGAGTTTACGGCTATCTTGTTGTATCAATTTCCAGTAGCGTTTCAAGGACCGGTATTCCTGCGATTTTCTGTCGAATTGATTCATAATTAGAATACGAACGCGGTTCATAGCACGGCTAAGGTGCTGCACAATGTGAAAGCGGTCCAGAACAATCTTGGTGTTTGGAAATAGCTGTCTAGCCAATTTGTAGTAAGGACTAAACATATCCATGGTAATGACTTTGACTTGATTTCTAACCTTTCTAGGATAGCGTAGAAAGTGGTTTCGGATGGTTGCTTGTGTTCTTCCGTCTAGAATAGTTATGACATTTAGGGAGTTGAAATCTTGAGCGATAAAGCTCATTTTCCCCTTTTTGAAGGCATACTCATCCCAGCTCATCACCTCAGGTAAGGTATTCCAATCTGTTTCAAACTTGAACTCATTAAGCTTTCTCATAACTGATGAGGTTGAGATAGATAGCCTGTGTGCAATATGTGTCATTGCTTGATTTTCGATGAGTAATTGAGCAATCTTCTGGTTAACAGCGACGGAGATTTGGTGGTTCTTCTTGACAAGAGGAGTTTCAGCGACCGCTATTTTTCTGCAATCTTTACACTTGAAGCGACGCTTTCTAAGTCGGATAAGCAAGGGATAACCAGCAGTTTCTAGGTAGGGAATTTTGGAGGGTTTTTGGAAGTCGTATTTTGCCATTTGTCCCTTGCAGGAGGGACATTTAGGGGCTGTATAATCCAAATGACCATGAAGTTCTAAGTGAGTTCCCATATCATATTCATTAGAGATAGTGATATTTTTGTCTTTAATTCTGAGAAGATTTGTGATAAGATTTAGTTGTTCCATATGAGTCTTTCTAATGTGAGTTTGGTTGCTTTTCATTATAGGCCATATGGGACTTTTTTTCTACAATCAAAAAGACTCCATAATATCCATAGAGGATTTACCCACTACAGATATTATAGAGCCAAAAAAGCAGGGCATCCCCCTGCTTTTTCAATTCCGCTGTCACACTTTCTTTATATACATATATTGAAAGTTGGTTAATAAAAGGGTACAATAATAGTGAAAAGAGAAAGGAGTGTTGGTGTATGAAACAAGTAAACATATCTAAATTAATTGACTATCTAACTATAGTCGGGCTTTTGATTTTACTGTCTGCCTTTTTCCTTGATAATTGGATTCGTGACTGGTTTTTCCCATCGAGTTGGGGCAACGTAGCGACCATGATGATTTTGCCAATATTTGGGGCACTCATTCTCATGTTGTCGATTTACTATAAAAAATTGTGGACGGGTATCATCAGTATTCTATTGATCATTTCTTTCCCCTTGTTCTTTGGCTTGGGCTATGTTCTCTTCGGTCCATAGAAGGAGTTATTTATGAATATGACCCTATTAAGACGGCTAAATATTGTCCTCTATAGTATTGCTGCTTTTCTCGTAATCATGCTATTTTTACCAATAGGGCAATGGTTCAATCTTGTAAATGCGAATTTCAAACTAGCTTTTTTCATCATTCCCTTTTTCGGTCTAGCTAGCTTACCAACGGCTATTTATATGAAAAATATTCGTCAGATATTGTTGAGTATTGTCTTGGTTGCTTTGTATTTTATACTGTTTAGCCTAGTAACTGCCCTAGCTGGTTTATTCCAGCTCAACCTTTACCCCTTGCTCTATAAATGAGAACTCCAGTTCAAAACTGGAGTTTTTTGCTAGAATTTGCTATACTAAAACCATGACAAAAGCAGATAGTATTTTTAAAGAAAACATTCGTAAGATTATGGAAGAGGGCGTTTTTTCAGAAAATGCTCGCCCACGGTACAAGGATGGAAATATTGCCAATTCCAAGTACATTACAGGTGCCTTTGCAGAGTATGACTTGGCAAAGGGCGAGTTCCCTATTACTACATTAAGACCTATCCCAATCAAGTCAGCTATAAAAGAAATTCTCTGGATTTACCAAGACCAGACCAATGATTTATCTGTCTTGCAGGAAAAATACGGTGTCCAGTATTGGAATGACTGGGAAGTGGATGGAACTGGAACCATTGGCGAACGCTATGGGGCTATCGTGAAAAAGCATGACATCATTTCAAAAATCCTCAAACAGCTGGAGGAAAATCCTTGGAACCGTCGCAATGTGATTTCCCTCTGGGATTATGAAGCCTTTGACCAATCTGCAGGTCTCTTGCCATGTGCCTTTCAGACCATGTTTGATGTTCGACGAGTGGATGGGGGTATATATCTGGATGCAACCTTGACCCAGCGCTCAAATGATATGTTGGTAGCCCATCATATCAACGCTATGCAGTATGTAGCCCTTCAGATGATGATTGCCAAGCATTTTGGTTGGAAAGTTGGAAAATTTTTCTATTTTATCAACAACCTTCACATCTACGACAACCAGTTTGAACAGGCAGAGGAATTGCTCCGACGTACCCCGTCGGAAGTCGAACCGCGTTTAGTTCTCAACGTCCCAGATGGCACCAATTTCTTTGATATTAAGGCAGAAGATTTTGAGTTGGTGGACTACAATCCAGTTAAACCGCAACTTAAATTTGACTTGGCGATTTAACTGGATTAGCAGTGAAGAACTTCGTTCTTTTACCTCGCTTCTTTATTTTTAGGCTCGGGCTGAAACAGTCAATTCCCAGACTGTTTCACTCACTCAGACAGTTTGAACAACTTACATTCGATTTAGCAATTTAAGATGTGGGACAGCAATCAGTAGAGTTTCGTCTATCTACACTGTCTAAAATTGAGGGATTGGTTCTAGTTATAAAATTTGCGCTTGGCCTACTTGGTAAGTGCATTTTTTATGAATTTTTGATAGAATGATAGGACGGAAAGTGAGAGAAAATGACAAAAAAGATTGTGGCAATTTGGGCTCAAGATGAAAATGGTTTGATTGGAAAAGGGGATAAATTGCCCTGGTCTTTGCCAGCTGACCTAGAACATTTTAAAGAAACGACTACTGGTCATGCAATGGTGATGGGGCGTGTGACTTTTGATGGTATGGGAAAACGTGCTCTTCCAAATCGTCATTCCTTAGTACTGACAAGTGATGAAACCTATCAAGTTGAGAATGACCGAGTCACAGTCTTGCACAATGTAGAAGCTGTTCTAGACTGGTACCATCAACAAGAAGGAACTCTATTTGTAATTGGTGGTGGTCAAATTTTCACTGCTTTTGCACCCTACATCGAAGAATTGATTGTAACACATATTCACGGGCAATTTGACGGTGATATTTTCTTTCCAGAAGTTTTTCCAATGGAAGATTTCCAGTTACAAAGTGAACAATTTCGTCCAAAAGATGAAGCCAATCCAGTTGATTTCATCATTAAAAACTATAAAAGAAGAGAGAAATAGGCATGGAGAGAAGTTTATTCGGTTTGTTTACAGCATTTCTATGTGGAATCTGTGTTCTTTGTGCAATTCAAGCCTTTAAAAAGAAAAGATTTGGTTTAGCGATTTTGTTTCTATTGAACGCTTTTACCAATTTAGTCAATAGCATCCATGCTGTATATGGATTTTTGTTTAGATAAGAGATATGAAAGAGGAGATAAATGGCTGTTAAGCATAACCATGAGTTAATTTATTGCTCATTTTGCGGAAAAAATCAAGAAGAAGTAAAAAAAATTATCGCTGGAAACAATGTGTTCATCTGTAATGAATGTGTGGAGCTGGCTCAGGAAATTATTCGCGAAGAATTGGCAGAAGAAGTATTGACTGACCTGGCTGACACTCCAAAGCCACAGGAATTACTCAATATTTTAAACAATTATGTTATCGGACAGGACCGTGCTAAACGCGCCTTGGCAGTAGCAGTCTACAACCACTACAAGCGGATAAATTTCCAGGATAGCCGTGATGAGAATGATGTTGATCTGCAAAAATCAAACATCCTGATGATTGGTCCGACTGGTTCAGGAAAAACCTTCCTAGCTCAGACCTTGGCTAAAAGTTTGAATGTCCCGTTTGCTATTGCTGATGCGACCGCTCTTACTGAGGCGGGTTATGTTGGTGAAGACGTGGAAAATATCCTTCTTAAACTCTTGCAGGCGGCAGATTTTAACATTGACCGCGCAGAACGAGGGATTATCTATGTGGATGAAATTGATAAAATTGCCAAAAAAGGTGAAAATGTGTCCATTACCCGCGATGTTTCGGGTGAAGGTGTCCAACAGGCTCTCTTGAAAATCATTGAGGGAACAGTTGCCAGCGTGCCACCACAAGGCGGACGCAAGCATCCTAACCAAGAAATGATCCATGTGGATACAAAAAACATTCTATTCATCGTAGGTGGTGCTTTTGACGGGATTGAGGAAATTGTCAAGCAACGTCTAGGTGAGAAAATCATCGGTTTCGGTCAAAACAATCGTGCTATTGATGAAAAAGATTCTTACATGCAACACATCATTGCTGATGATATTCAAAAGTTTGGTATCATTCCAGAATTGATTGGTCGCTTGCCTGTATTTGCGGCTTTAGACCAGTTAACAACCGAGGACTTGGTGCGTATTTTGACGGAACCTAAGAATGCTCTGGTTAAACAATACCAAACCCTCTTGTCTTACGATGATGTAGAGTTGGATTTTGATGAGGATGCCTTGTTGGCCATTGCTGAGAAGGCGATTGAGCGGAAAACAGGAGCGCGTGGACTTCGTTCTATTATCGAAGAAACCATGTTGGATGTCATGTTTGAAGTTCCAAGTCAAGATGACGTCAAACGTGTTCGTGTTACAAAAGCAGCAGTAGATGGCAAGGAAAAACCATTGCTAGAAACTGCCTAAAAATGATCATTAGGGGTGATAAGCAACTGGCTTTCTCCCCCTTATTTATGAGAGGTAAAGAATGGAAATCAATACACACAATGCTGAAATTCTGCTTAGTGCAGTTTCAAAGGCCCAATACCCTGATGACGATATTCCTGAAATCGCCCTGGCTGGCCGATCAAATGTCGGAAAATCTTCCTTCATCAATACCTTGCTCGGAAGAAAAAATCTGGCCCGCACTTCAGGAAAACCAGGTAAGACCCAACAGTTAAACTTTTACAATATCGATGACAAAATTCGTTTCGTCGATGTGCCAGGCTATGGTTATGCCAAGGTTTCTAAGGCTGAGCGAGCAAAATGGGGCAAAATGATTGAAGAATACTTGACCAGTCGCGATAATTTGCGTGTGGTAGTTAGCTTGGTTGATATGCGCCATGAGCCATCGGCTGACGATGTCCAAATGTATGAGTTTTTAAAATACTATGAAATTCCAGTCATCATCGTTGCGACCAAGGCAGATAAAATTCCACGTGGTAAATGGAACAAGCATGAATCCATTATCAAAAAGAAATTGGATTTCGATAAAAATGACCAATTTGTCGTCTTTTCATCCGAAACCCGCCATGGTTATGACCAGGCTTGGGATGCTATCCTGAGTGAGATTTAGGAGGTTTTTATGGAACAAACATTTTTCATTATCAAACCTGACGCTATCAAACGTGGGCTGGTTGGGCAAATTCTCAGCAGAGTGGAACGTCGTGGATTTGTCATTCGTGACCTAAATATGATGACAGCGACGGAGGACTTGGTCGCTCAACATTATGAGCATTTAACAGACAAACCTTTCTTTCCGCTCTTGGTTGACTACATGACCAGCGGACCAGTCATTGCTGGGATTTTAGAAGGACCTGAAGTCGTCAAATCTTGGCGAGATATGATGGGGGCTACCAATCCAGTCAATGCCTTGCCTGGAACCATTCGAGGAGATTTCGCCACTGCACCAATTGATGGTATTGTGGCAAATGTTGTTCACGGATCTGACAGCATAGAAGCCGCTCACCGTGAAATCGCCTTATGGTTGGGGAAATAGCAGAGCAGACACCTAGTTTCTAGGTGTTTTTCTTATGGAAAATTATCACTAAATCTGATATAATGAGGAGTAATACTCTTGTAGAGGAAGAAACATGAATTTAGAAGAATTGAAAAAACGACAGGAGAAAATCCGTAATTTCTCCATTATTGCCCATATTGACCATGGAAAATCAACCTTGGCTGACCGCATTCTTGAAAAAACAGAAACAGTATCTAGCCGAGAAATGCAGGCCCAGTTGCTCGACAGTATGGACTTGGAGCGTGAGCGAGGGATTACCATCAAATTGAACGCTGTTCAGCTTAATTACAAGGCTAAAGATGGGGAAACCTACATTTTCCACTTGATTGACACGCCGGGACACGTGGACTTTACCTATGAAGTATCTCGTTCTCTTGCAGCTTGTGAAGGAGCAATCTTGGTGGTGGATGCAGCTCAAGGGATTGAAGCACAGACCTTGGCTAACGTTTATCTGGCCTTGGATAATGACTTGGAAATCCTACCAATCATCAACAAGATTGACCTGCCAGCAGCAGACCCAGAACGTGTCCGTCAGGAAATTGAAGATGTGATTGGTTTGGATGCCTCAGAAGCTGTACCAACATCGGCTAAGGCAGGTATTGGTATCGAGGAAATCTTGGAGCAAATCGTAGAGAAAGTTCCAGCACCGACTGGTGATGTCGCTGCACCGCTTCAAGCCTTGATTTTTGACTCGGTTTATGATCCTTACCGTGGCGTTATCTTGCAAGTTCGTATCGTCAATGGTGTGGTAAAACCTGGTGATACCATTCAGATGATGAGCAATGGTAAGACTTTCGATGTGACGGAAGTGGGGATTTTCACACCCAAAGCAATTGGTCGTGATTACTTGGCGACTGGTGATGTTGGTTACATTGCAGCCTCTATCAAGACAGTTGCAGATACCCGTGTCGGTGATACGGTGACCTTGGCTGAAAATCCTGCCAGTGAGCCACTAGCGGGCTACAAGCAGATGAACCCAATGGTCTTTGCCGGTATCTATCCGATTGATTCCAATAAGTATAATGACTTGCGTGAAGCTTTAGAAAAGCTCCAGCTTAACGATGCCAGCTTGCAGTTCGAACCTGAAACATCGCAAGCACTAGGATTTGGTTTCCGTTGTGGCTTCTTGGGGCTCTTGCACATGGATGTTATCCAAGAACGAATTGAGCGTGAGTTTAACATTGACCTGATCATGACAGCTCCGTCGGTAGTTTACCATGTAAATATGACAGACGGAGAAATGATTGATGTAGCCAACCCGTCAGAGTTCCCAGACCCAACCAAGATTGCCAATATTGAAGAACCTTACGTTAAAGCACAAATCATGGTACCACAGGAATATGTCGGTGCAGTTATGGAATTGGCTCAACGCAAGCGTGGTGACTTTGTAACCATGGATTATATCGATGATAATCGTGTCAATGTCATCTACCAAATTCCGCTGGCTGAGATTGTCTTTGATTTCTTTGACAAACTCAAGTCCTCAACTCGTGGCTACGCAAGCTTTGACTATGAGATTTCTGAATACCGTTCATCCAAGTTGGTGAAAATGGACATTCTCCTTAATGGTGACAAGGTCGATGCCCTCAGCTTTATCGTCCACAAGGAATTTGCCTATGAACGTGGGAAAATTATCGTGGATAAGCTCAAGAAAATTATCCCTCGTCAGCAGTTTGAAGTGCCAATCCAGGCAGCTATCGGTCAAAAAATCGTGGCTCGGAGCGACATCAAGGCTCTTCGCAAGAACGTTTTGGCCAAGTGTTATGGCGGTGACGTTTCCCGTAAACGCAAACTCTTAGAAAAACAAAAAGCCGGTAAAAAACGGATGAAAGCCATTGGATCCGTCGAAGTCCCTCAGGAAGCCTTCCTCAGCGTACTCAGCATGGATGAAGATGATAAGAAATAAAAAGGTCCAGTGTACCTTTTTATCATGAGCTTGCACTTAGGAGGTAGAAACTAATGAAAGCAGACGAGTTTTGGTGGATTTATGAGAAGTGTTTTCGTCGATATGAGGGCCCAGGATTTAGTATTCATCAAACTCCATTAGGTGGAGATTGCGGATATTTTATGAAGGGTGTTTACCAAGACGAAGGCGTATGGAAAGTTGATGAGACCATAGAACGTAGCAGTTATCCTCATACTAGTTCTTTTGATAGTGAGGAAGCGTGTTTTCTCTTTCTTTATCAAGAAGCTAAATCAAATTTGAGCTATGAATTGGCATTTGGACGGCTAAAGAAAAGATAAACTGTTTTGAGAAGGGAGCGCTCACTTCCAACCGACTGATTTTGGACGAGCTTCCTTTTTTGATTTGCAAAATCTTTCCACTCTTTTTAGTCTTCTGTTATTTGTCTATTCTATATAAAAAGTTTTCGAAAATGAACATTATTTTTATGCAAAAAACCTCTCGACTATCCTGATATACTCCCCTTATAGTGGACAGTGAAAAAACAAAAATTTTCACTAGAAACTATAAAGGGACCTTTGAGGAGTTGGTTTCAGATATTGATGGCTACATCTATTTTTACAATAATGAACATTTTCAAGAACACAACAATGGCCTTGCCCCTCTTTGAACGAGGGACAAGGCCATTGTTTAATCTTTTATTATTTCAATGTCCACTATAGGGAGAGTATATCACTGTGCAAGAGTGGGTTTCTGCTTATTTTCGTTTCATTTCGCCGTGTGGGAAGTAAGTTCCTTCTTTCATATCGTTGATAAAGACATGAATGGCTTCTTTTGGTGCATTGGTATTGCGTGATACCACCTCAGTTACTTCACGGGCAAGAGCGATTTTTTGTTCCTCTGTGCGTCCTTCAAACAAATCAATACGTACAAATGGCATATGGTTTCTCCTTTATTTTGCTAGTTTCAGTATAGCATAAATTTCACTTGCTTTCTATAAGCAAATAATTGACAACGCTTACATTTTGTGCTATTCTACACGTACATAGGAGGTGTTGGCTTATGAACTATGTTTATCGTATGATGATTTCATTCATGCTTGCCGGTCTGTTTTTGTATCTAGTGGCAACTGTTTTTGCCAAAAGTATATGGCAAGGCCCATTATTGATCACATTCTCCTTCTTCAGCTTAATCTATGGATGTGTCATGTTGTACAAGTGGAAACCAAAAGCTGCTAAAATTATTTTTGAGTGTGTCGGAAATTTCTTATCATTACCTTGGTTCTAATAACAAACAAGCTCAAATCGGGCTTGTTTTTCTATTTCCTAAATGGTCAATTTATGATAAAATGGAAAGAGTGAAATTTTAAGATTGGAAAGAGAAAAGTGGCTCAATTATACTATAAATATGGGACGATGAATTCTGGCAAAACCATTGAAATTCTTAAAGTTGCCCATAACTATGAAGAGCAGGGTAAGCCTGTCGTCATTATGACTTCTGCCTTGGATACCCGCGATGCCTTTGGTGTTGTTTCAAGTCGTATTGGTATGCGACGTGAAGCAGTAGCAATTGATGATGAGATGGACATCTTTGGTTTCATTCAGAAAATGGAACCTCGTCCTTACTGTGTTTTGATTGATGAAGCCCAATTCCTTCGTCGCCACCATGTCTATGACTTGGCACGAGTGGTAGATGAATTGGATGTTCCAGTTATGGCCTTTGGTCTAAAAAATGATTTCCGCAATGAGCTCTTTGAAGGCTCCAAACACTTGTTGCTGTTGGCCGATAAATTGGATGAGATTAAAACAATCTGCCAATATTGTTCCAAGAAAGCCACTATGGTTTTGCGAACGCAAGATGGTAAGCCAACCTATGAAGGCGCTCAAATTCAAATCGGTGGAAATGAAACCTACATCCCAGTTTGCCGCAAACATTATTTTTCGCCGGAAATTGAGATGTAGCGCAAGTAAACCATCTATCGAAAGAATGAACACATGCTAGAAACTGTGCCTATTCTAGCTGAGTCCTGTGACAATACGAACAGAACTGAATACGCCTACGACTCTGTGGAAATAGATAACTCTTCCTAGAAACCGAAGTTTCCACGTCAGAATTCCTAATTTCCTTTGAGTCGCTTAACGGCGTTAATATCTTAATGGAATTGAACACGCCCTACAAGCTAACTAGAAGTGTGTTCTTTCCAAATTTTTAGAAAGGAACTGAATTCGGGCTACGAACTGTGCCTATTTCATGACCTATATATTATAGAAAGGAATTGAACACGCCCTACAAGCTGTGTCAAAAAGATAATTTCTCCAAGTGTTTGTAACACTTGGTCAAAATTCCTATTTTGACTGTGCTTGTTTAACGGGCTTTGTATCTTAATCTTATGAACATCTACGATCAATTACAGGCGGTGGAAGACCGCTACGAGGAACTTGGTGAATTGTTGTCTGACCCTGATGTGGTCAGCGATACCAAGCGTTTTATGGAGTTGTCCAAAGAAGAAGCGGCGACTCGTGATACAGTAACAGCCTACCGTGAATACAAAGTGGTTCTTCAAAATATCATTGATGCCGAGGAAATGATCAAGGAATCTTCTGGTGACGCTGACTTGGAAGAAATGGCTAAGGAAGAGCTTAAACAAGCAAAAGCTGATAAAGAGGCTTACGAAGAAAAGTTGAAAATCCTTCTCTTGCCCAAAGACCCTAACGATGACAAAAACATCATCTTGGAAATCCGTGGTGCTGCAGGTGGAGATGAGGCTGCCCTTTTTGCTGGTGACCTTTTGACCATGTACCAAAAATATGCAGAAGGCCAAGGTTGGCGTTTTGAAGTCATGGAGGCTTCTTACAATGGTGTCGGTGGTATCAAGGAAGTGGTTGCCATGGTATCTGGCCAATCCGTTTATTCAAAACTCAAGTATGAGTCAGGAGCTCACCGTGTCCAACGTGTCCCTGTGACAGAAAGCCAAGGTCGGGTCCACACCTCAACAGCGACTGTCCTCATCATGCCAGAAGTCGAAGAAGTGGAGTATGACATCGATCCAAAAGACCTCCGTGTTGATATCTACCACGCGTCTGGTGCTGGTGGACAGAACGTCAACAAGGTTGCGACTGCCGTACGTATCGTTCACTTGCCAACCAACATCAAGGTGGAAATGCAGGAAGAACGGACCCAGCAGAAAAACCGTGAAAAAGCTATGAAGATTATCCGTGCCCGTGTAGCTGACCACTTTGCACAAATTGCCCAAGATGAGCAGGATGCAGAGCGTAAATCTACCATCGGTACTGGTGACCGTTCAGAGCGTATCCGTACTTACAACTTCCCACAAAACCGTGTGACAGACCACCGTATTGGCTTGACTTTGCAGAAGCTCGATACCATCTTGTCTGGTAAGATGGACGAAGTTGTTGATGCCC
The nucleotide sequence above comes from Streptococcus sp. 29887. Encoded proteins:
- the prfA gene encoding peptide chain release factor 1, with the translated sequence MNIYDQLQAVEDRYEELGELLSDPDVVSDTKRFMELSKEEAATRDTVTAYREYKVVLQNIIDAEEMIKESSGDADLEEMAKEELKQAKADKEAYEEKLKILLLPKDPNDDKNIILEIRGAAGGDEAALFAGDLLTMYQKYAEGQGWRFEVMEASYNGVGGIKEVVAMVSGQSVYSKLKYESGAHRVQRVPVTESQGRVHTSTATVLIMPEVEEVEYDIDPKDLRVDIYHASGAGGQNVNKVATAVRIVHLPTNIKVEMQEERTQQKNREKAMKIIRARVADHFAQIAQDEQDAERKSTIGTGDRSERIRTYNFPQNRVTDHRIGLTLQKLDTILSGKMDEVVDALVLYDQTQKLEELNK
- a CDS encoding thymidine kinase; translated protein: MAQLYYKYGTMNSGKTIEILKVAHNYEEQGKPVVIMTSALDTRDAFGVVSSRIGMRREAVAIDDEMDIFGFIQKMEPRPYCVLIDEAQFLRRHHVYDLARVVDELDVPVMAFGLKNDFRNELFEGSKHLLLLADKLDEIKTICQYCSKKATMVLRTQDGKPTYEGAQIQIGGNETYIPVCRKHYFSPEIEM